DNA sequence from the Ovis canadensis isolate MfBH-ARS-UI-01 breed Bighorn chromosome 2, ARS-UI_OviCan_v2, whole genome shotgun sequence genome:
CCTGGAGTCTGGGGTGCGGGCCTCCCGCTTCATCTCCCCAAGCCACAGGCCACTCACCCAGCTTAAGCTCCAGTGTGTGAATCTTGTTCTCCAGGTAGAGCCGCCCACTGTCCTGCTGCTCTGCACGCTGCAGCAGGTTCCCCACATTGATGAGGCTGCCGTTGTGGGACACCAGGCCCTTGTGCTCCACTGGGGTCGTACCCGGCTTCCCACTCTTCCCGGGAGGAGGCAGCAGGTCCAGGTTCCCTAGGAGGGCCAGGAGAAGGCTCAGGGATGGGAAGTGGGAGAAAGCAGCCCAGCTGCCCCCGTCCCCTGGAGGCCGCAGAGCCCAGTTCGCACCGAAGAGCAGGTCCTCAGGGAGTGAGCCATCTGGGCCCTCCGGGCGGCTGTACTGAAGGCTCCGATACTGGCAGATGTTTTGAGACACCGCCCTGCTGACCAGCTGTTTGGCCTGTAGGAAACACACACCCACGATGCCCACAGTTAGAAGGTGCAAGCCCCCTGTAATGGCACACAAGAACCTAGAGCCATAGCATCCCCAGCCACACCTACACGCAACGACATTGGGAGAGGCATCTCAGAGAGGACTGGAAGACATTACCTGCTCTGCACTGAGCCGCAGCCCAAGGGTAAGCAGGATCCTCTCCAGGTCTCGCCGGTGCAAGTAGCCACACCAATTGGCGTCAAAGTAGATGAAAGCAAGAAGACAGTCCACAGGGAGCACCGCAGAGGGTTCCAGCTCCTTGGGCTGCAAGAGAAACAAGGATGAACAAGATTTACAAATAGCTCTCTTAATGCTAAATCACCCAGGATGAATCCCTTTCAAAATAAGGCAGCTTGGCTGACACAGTCACACCCAGACACACCTTCCAGTTGGAGATCTGACCCTTGGCCTATGAGCAAAGATCTCTCTCTAGGGCACTTCCGCCCCAAGGCCTGTCACCCAGAGAGGAACCGTGTGTGCTCCTAGATCAGACAGCTCGCTCAGAACCACACTGATAGAGACACTGAAGTATTCTCCTGGATCATATGAGTATGGTATCCCATGAGCCAAGAGCTACCTTTGTCTTTCATCAATGAGAAGGTGCCAGGtgtctgggactttcctggtggtccagcagatAAGCATCTACCTTGCAGCGTGGGGGACACACGTTCAATCGCTGGTTGGCgaactaagatcctacgtgcCATGGAGTAACTAGAgcgcccacgtgccacaactagagaatcggTGTGCCACAGCAAAAGACACCTGGTGTGCCATgactaagacccagtgaagccaaaataacaaaatttttttgaactatcattctattaaaaaaaaaaaatgccagaggCCCTTTAGTAAAAGCATCCCTTTCCCAGCAGAGTCCGAGGCCTTACAAGGCTTCCCGATCACGGAGCCCCAAGAGCACACTGAAGGTCTCACCATGTCCTGAAGGGTTGAGAACTCCATCTCTGACTGGTTCGAAGCAACCGACCGGACCTCGGAATCCTCCAGCTTGGCTCCTGCTACAGAAAGCCTCAGGTGAGCCTAGAGCAGGGCTCACACGGGTCCGGGCTGGCTCCACCCAGAACGAGAGCAGTAAGGCCACAGTGTCAAGAAGCCACCATCTGGCCGGCGCCACACATACCAAATTCCTCCTCCCCGTCGTCTCTCAGGAGCAGCAGTTCTGGGTCCAAGGCCATCTCACACAGGTCCTCGGACGCCTCACCCCGGGGTTTCTCTTCATCTTCTCCCCCAGAATTTGGGGGTTTGGGCAAAAGCCCATCTTCCTTCTAGGAGAAGCAGACCCAGATGATAAGAAGAGCTGCCCCTGGAATTACCCACCATAACAATGGTTAACATTTTCACGTCAGCCGTCTTCAGGCAATGGGATAAAGGCTTACGTGCAGTGTCTCATTTAATGTACTTTGTTACACAGGGGTCACAGAGCAGACCAGGGCGAGTTCCAGACACCTGGGGTGCTCCTCAGGAGTCAAGCCCAATCCCATAAGCAATCTGCTTACTTGATTATATTTAGGCAAAAAGCACACCCATGGACTTTagaaacagttaagaaaatgcaGTACTGTAGTTAACCGTAGGGTCATGAAAACACCTGTACCCAtcaaagcattgctatgaacacaGATGTCCATGGCGCCCTGTCAACCACGCTTCCCTTCACAATGCTCCAGGCCCGCCTCCCTTCTCCCAGGTGCTTCACCTCCGAGCTGTGTAGCCACACAGGAGAGTTACATGCCCCGTGCCCAAATCACACCAGGGTCAGGAGGCGTGTGCAGTGAGTGTGGGGGAGTGAGAGGAGAGCCGTGGCGTGCCTGTGCTCCAGTTCTGCTGGGCCTTAGGACCTGCCGCCCCAGTGCCCACACAGAGGGCAGCGATACTCACCGGCGGGGCGTCTGCCTCGGCAGCTGTGCCCTCACTCTGTACCTCATCCTTGGCCTCCTTGGCCTCCTCCTTGACCGCTTCTTCTTCCTTGGCTGCTTCCTCCTTCTCGGGCTCCGACGGGGCCACAACCTTTTCAGGAAGGCTCAGGAGCGTCTTATAAATCCTATAGCCAAAGTCCCTCTGCAGCATCTCCAGAAACAGCTCAGCCAACACCGTGGCCTGGTGGGGGAGGCGGCGGGAGGCCATGAGCCTCAGGACAGAGTGTTCCCATCACTCCCTACCACCCCACAGCCGCCGGCTCCTACACCTGCCTCAAAAGAGATCCTTTCCTTTGGCCTCCGGTCCTCCACGATACTTTGCAGGGACAGGTTTACACAGCGGGAGCGTGCCATGACAGCAGGTTccagagggggtgggggggcctcCGGGAGGTCGGTGTCCACTTCCTGCTGTGCTGTGACCTCCGGATTCTCGGCACTCTGCTTAGACGTGTCTGCTGCTTGCTCCGATCCATCAGCCGGCTGCTCTGGAGGCTCTGCTTCCTGTGGCAGACGTCAAGGGCTATGACCACCTGGGTCCCGGGGTTCATGTACCTACCTCCCTCATTGGTTCGTAAGCCTTGGCCTCACCGCTGGCACCTCTGGGGGCGGGGGAGCTGCCTCTGCAGCTTTCTGCTGGCACAGGGCCTCCCACTCTTCCAAAGTGGGCATGATGGTCCAGATGTCCGGCAGGTACACCACCACAGTCTGGAGCCGCCGCGGGGGTCCTGCCTGCAGGTACTGAAACTCAGCAAAGCGCCACCTGCTCAcagtgaaaggaaaaatgaagtgCTGACCCATGACATTCATAAGTGAGTGCTTCAGCTGCCAGTCAACACTTAATGAACATGTACTGAGGGCCAAGCTCTAAAAGATACAGCCCAAGTCCTCAAGAAGTGGTCCATGGGAAGAGACAGGTAACCCAACAGTTACTATCCGAGATGCCGTGGCAATAAGGAGCTTGGAATGTGGCTGGGGACCACATCTGAGGAGCCTTGGAGGGTCAGCTGGCTCTCACCACAATTACACACCCCTAGCCGTGCTCGGGACTACGGCAACCACtggcagggctggagggagggagatgaGCAGGGACAAGGAAACTGACAGGAGCTGACAGGTCAGAAAGGCCCAGCAGAAGCCTGGCCTCCGGCCGGGTCTCACCCACTCAGTGGTGCCCACAGACAAGCTCGGGCAGCCACTCACCACTTGGTGCAGGCACTCAAGTCGATGCCAGCCTGGGCCTGTGCGCAGCGTGTGGCGGTGCGGACAAGCACCTGTGGGTCGCCCTTGGGATCGAGGCCATCCAGCGAAGGAGACCACTCACCCCCCACCAGCACTGCCTCATCATCCTTCCAGCCCAGCAAAAACTGCAAAGAGAGACCAGGGATAAGACACGAAAAACCAATCATCTGGGCCTCCCCCTGGGAAACAAGGGGAACAGAGTCCACCATACTGCATGTGGAGGGCGGCTCTCTACCCATGAACTTGAACCCCACGTGAATCTAGTAAGACCATCTCTGGGCCACACCCTGCTCCTGGCAGAACGACTAGTATCTCAACTCTGTTTCTTTGAGCTCATGAGCAGCATCTCAGCTGACAGGGACTGACCATCATCAGTGAGTGTGTCTTGCCTCCTGGGCCCCAGCTCTTACTTTAATTTGCTTCAGAGGGTGTTCCGGGGTCTCCCGTGGCTCGGCCATGTCATCCACGAACAGCATGCAACAACGATACAATTCCTCCAGTCCCGGGGAGGAGAGCAGCAGTACCTGATAGGGAAGGCGTGAAGGAGACACTTGAGAGCTTTCTCAGCCCTCAACAAGGGGATCAAGTGGCAGGACCCCAGCCAACTCACCTTGGAACTGTAGGTGGGGTCGCTGTCTGTAGGGGGGGGCTCTgcaccagcatcagcagctgattCCTTCTCCGAAGACACCTGGATGCGGCTTGGATGATGGAGAGAGAAGGGCTGGCTCACAGGGAAGGCTGACAGCCAGCTCAGATGCACGGCCAGAAAATCTGAGGGAACCAGGAGGGTGCGGTAACGGCGCTGGAGTTCTAAGAAATCAAAGACGGGGCTGTGGGAAGAAAGCAGGGAGTTCCAGATTGAGCAAAgacgaattttttttttttttaaacatggaacCGTTAAAAAGacttgaaagaaaaaggaagcaaattcTTTTATAATCTGAGAAAGAAGAGTTTTCTAAGGAAGACACCtctgaagagagaaaaatggattAGATTTGACCACTAAAATGCTATAAGTCAATctagggaaaggaaaaaagacatttgCAATATATGACAGCAAAGAGTCTTTACCTTAAAGTTAATACAAAAGGAACCCCACAAATCactaaaaaaaatcacatctaaGAGACAACTGGAAAAACTGATAGCAACAGATACTTAGAAAAAGGAATGAGACTGAAGAGCTCATGAAAATACCCTCAGTATCACTCATAATTGAAGAAATTCAAATCAGGGTATCACTTTTCCCCTACTGGCCTGACAGAGATCATGAAGCTGGCTAACACAGTGTTGGCAAAGGCTAGGGGTACAAGTACCTCACAATTCGTTTGAGAAGGTAAACTGACCCAGCCTCTGTGAGAAGCCTGGCCATACCTTCAAGGTTCACAGACCTTTAAGCCAGCTACTCCATTTCTAGGAACTGAGCTCAATAAAATGCTTGCACCTGTCCACAGACATGTCTAGAGAAGAATGTTTATTATTACAACAAGATTTAGAATAACTACAGATTAAAAATGGAGACCTGTTTCAATAAATTCTGGTCCATCCACTTAGCCGTGTGGTTGCTAAAAAGAATGAGATCAGtctaacaaactgtggaataaatTCCAAGATAAGTGAAAAAACAAAGGGCCCAATAGTATGTACAACAGGCTTccactgtgatttaaaaaaaaaatcacagctgtGTGTGTGGCTAATCATTAGCAA
Encoded proteins:
- the CCAR2 gene encoding cell cycle and apoptosis regulator protein 2 isoform X10, whose translation is MSQFKRQRINPLPGGRNFSGAASTSLLGPPPGLLTPPVATDLSQNARHLQGGEKQRVFTGIVTSLHDYFGVVDEEVFFQLSVVKGRLPQLGEKVLVKAAYNPGQAVPWNAVKVQTLSNQPLLKSPAPPLLHVAALGQKQGILGAQPQLIFQPHRIPPLFPQKPLSLFQTSHTLHLSHLNRFPARGPHGRLDQGRSDDYDSKKRKQRAGGEPWGAKKPRHDLPPYRVHLTPYTVDSPVFDFLELQRRYRTLLVPSDFLAVHLSWLSAFPVSQPFSLHHPSRIQVSSEKESAADAGAEPPPTDSDPTYSSKVLLLSSPGLEELYRCCMLFVDDMAEPRETPEHPLKQIKFLLGWKDDEAVLVGGEWSPSLDGLDPKGDPQVLVRTATRCAQAQAGIDLSACTKWWRFAEFQYLQAGPPRRLQTVVVYLPDIWTIMPTLEEWEALCQQKAAEAAPPPPEEAEPPEQPADGSEQAADTSKQSAENPEVTAQQEVDTDLPEAPPPPLEPAVMARSRCVNLSLQSIVEDRRPKERISFEATVLAELFLEMLQRDFGYRIYKTLLSLPEKVVAPSEPEKEEAAKEEEAVKEEAKEAKDEKEDGLLPKPPNSGGEDEEKPRGEASEDLCEMALDPELLLLRDDGEEEFAGAKLEDSEVRSVASNQSEMEFSTLQDMPKELEPSAVLPVDCLLAFIYFDANWCGYLHRRDLERILLTLGLRLSAEQAKQLVSRAVSQNICQYRSLQYSRPEGPDGSLPEDLLFGNLDLLPPPGKSGKPGTTPVEHKGLVSHNGSLINVGNLLQRAEQQDSGRLYLENKIHTLELKLEESHNRFSATEVTNKTLATEMQDLRARLAEAEEVARTAERQKNQLQRLLQEFRRRLTTLQLDTQRMLEKADSWVEKEEPAPSN